One Scophthalmus maximus strain ysfricsl-2021 chromosome 1, ASM2237912v1, whole genome shotgun sequence genomic region harbors:
- the LOC118316999 gene encoding probable ribonuclease ZC3H12C, producing MGQQDHVDAGAGHILDPGLDLEYLHVAGADRQAGGADGAPAMEEQGESPGHSSTADSPLPPVVEENAGFDGDCELAPSSGSTLAASPGTEGEEGGSPHNKNSHQPLCRTQCVDLGTEGPPEPPSELSSEREHDSPAQSPANSPCNSPPEPLPSPSKSAPASGAGGKEYQAKLDFALKLGYSEETVRLVLSKLGPDTLINDILGELVKLGTKSDGEQPAGSLASTSSSSSSSSSCGCSDLLDGQRSDSPCLSESLCDQDNLRPVVVDGSNVAMSHGNKEVFSCQGIQLAVDWFLERGHHDITVFVPAWRKEQSRPDAPITDQEILRRLEKEKILVFTPSRRVQGRRVVCYDDRFIVKLAYESDGIIVSNDNYRDLANERPEWKKFIDERLLMYSFVNDKFMPPDDPLGRHGPSLDNFLRKRPVMPEQKKQPCPYGKKCTYGHKCKYYHPERGAQPQRAVADELRASAKTCVTTKNQGDAGLVKSHSVPAGSIEAKKGAAKRQSDPSIRALSYSDAEEKLLAKGRLESQKSGLCAGGSSGSSGGSSCSASITMSPAPGGPPSSFPQDQQSRAATPHSLLPAPGHDLYPHCESPDLSYYSVTRAYSGLSLSSRRSPDCRFPNDTDLRLGSLGSAGSECGSESSASCGSSCDSYSERPCPGCPPDTLLEDNIHYANPHSRLYPHHAPSNHELCGLHPADYTNIQHSHTSNTGVRGYHLGLTRGQSCAHDPPPSEAAPKRPLYPLPPHLQHQPLAARSSCPGDYHSLPQPNPLPPGSPLGRCLAPTRAESVSDSHLYEHLSTSHHHHRPKALPSWDTYYRQPTLPPSRYEPSAYQSLPDTRQSSWHTPPWAQDGYAQHHSSHPALHPSPTHYLNHPLPPAHSPHPRHSAHLTVPSHAPPSYMSQHSESPAHGCYVDVREKVYINLCNIFPSELVGRVMSRSPHVTDPQQLAAAILAEKAQTGY from the exons ATGGGTCAGCAGGACCATGTGGACGCAGGAGCAGGCCACATCCTCGACCCGGGGCTGGATTTGGAGTATCTCCACGTAGCCGGGGCTGACCGGCAGGCTGGCGGTGCTGACGGTGCCCCTGCtatggaggagcagggggagagcCCCGGTCACAGCAGCACCGCCGATTCCCCTCTGCCGCCTGTGGTGGAGGAAAACGCCGGATTCGACGGCGATTGCGAGCTGGCGCCATCTTCCGGCTCCACCCTCGCGGCCAGCCCTGGCacggaaggagaagagggagggtcGCCTCACAATAAGAACAGCCACCAGCCGCTTTGTCGTACCCAGTGTGTGGACCTTGGCACAGAGGGGCCTCCTGAACCCCCGTCTGAACTCTCATCAGAGCGTGAACATGACTCTCCTGCCCAGTCCCCGGCCAACTCCCCATGTAACAGCCCCCCCGAGCCTCTCCCCAGTCCCTCAAAATCAGCCCCAGCGTCCGGGGCTGGTGGGAAGGAGTATCAGGCGAAGCTGGATTTCGCCTTGAAGCTGGGCTACTCTGAGGAGACGGTGCGACTGGTGCTGTCCAAGCTGGGCCCCGACACCCTCATCAACGACATACTGGGAGAGCTGGTCAAACTGGGCACCAAGTCAGACGGCGAGCAGCCGGCGGGGTCGTTggcctccacctcatcctcgtcatcctcctcgtcGTCTTGCGGTTGCTCAGATTTGCTGGACGGCCAGAGATCGGACTCGCCCTGCCTCTCGGAGTCTCTGTGTGACCAGGACAACCTGCGTCCGGTCGTGGTCGACGGAAGTAATGTCGCTATGAG TCATGGCAACAAGGAAGTGTTTTCGTGCCAGGGCATCCAGCTGGCTGTCGATTGGTTCCTAGAGCGGGgccatcatgacatcacagtgtttGTGCCTGCATGGAGGAAAGAGCAGTCCCGCCCCGATGCCCCTATAACAg ATCAGGAGATCCTGCGTCGccttgagaaagaaaagatccTGGTCTTCACTCCCTCGCGGCGCGTCCAGGGACGGCGCGTCGTCTGCTATGACGACCGTTTCATTGTCAAGCTGGCCTATGAGTCAGACGGCATCATCGTCTCAAACGACAACTACCGTGACCTGGCCAACGAGAGGCCCGAGTGGAAGAAGTTCATCGACGAGCGGCTGCTCATGTACTCCTTTGTCAATGACAA ATTCATGCCACCGGACGACCCACTTGGTCGTCATGGGCCCAGCTTGGACAACTTCCTGAGGAAAAGACCCGTCATGCCGGAGCAGAAGAAACAGCCTTGCCCATATG GAAAAAAGTGCACTTATGGCCACAAGTGTAAGTACTATCACCCAGAAAGAGGAGCTCAGCCTCAGCGTGCCGTGGCCGACGAGCTGCGAGCCAGCGCCAAGACCTGCGTCACCACAAAGAACCAGGGAGACGCTGGGCTGGTGAAGAGCCACAGTGTGCCAGCCGGCAGCATTGAGGCAAAGAAAGGCGCCGCGAAAAGGCAGTCGGACCCCAGCATCCGAGCGCTGTCATACAGCGATGctgaggagaagctgctggCGAAAGGGAGGCTGGAAAGCCAGAAGAGCGGTCTGTGCGCCGGTGGTAGCAGCGGAAGCAGTGGCGGCAGTAGTTGCAGTGCCAGTATCACCATGTCCCCGGCCCCAGGAGGCCCCCCATCCAGCTTCCCCCAGGACCAGCAGTCCAGAGCAGCCACTCCTCACAGTCTCCTACCAGCTCCCGGCCATGACCTTTACCCTCACTGTGAGTCCCCGGACCTGAGCTACTACTCTGTAACGCGTGCCTACTCTGGCCTGAGCCTGTCGTCCAGACGGAGCCCAGACTGTCGCTTCCCCAACGACACAGACCTGCGGCTGGGCTCATTGGGTTCAGCGGGTTCCGAATGCGGCAGCGAGAGCAGCGCGAGTTGCGGCAGCAGCTGTGACTCGTACAGCGAGAGGCCGTGTCCCGGATGCCCCCCAGACACCCTGCTGGAAGACAACATCCATTACGCTAATCCCCACAGCCGGCTGTATCCCCATCATGCTCCATCAAACCATGAACTGTGTGGTCTTCACCCGGCCGATTACACAAACATCCAACACAGCCACACGTCGAATACCGGCGTTCGCGGTTACCACCTGGGTTTGACACGCGGGCAGAGCTGCGCTCATGATCCGCCTCCATCAGAGGCTGCCCCGAAGCGCCCTCTCTACCCCTTACCccctcacctccagcaccagcCGCTGGCTGCACGTTCCAGCTGCCCTGGTGACTACCACTCTCTGCCGCAGCCCAACCCTCTCCCCCCTGGCTCTCCTCTTGGCCGCTGCCTGGCCCCCACTCGAGCAGAGAGTGTGTCGGACTCACACCTGTACGAGCACCTCTCCACATCGCACCATCACCACCGACCGAAAGCTTTGCCCAGCTGGGACACGTACTACAGACAGCCGACGTTGCCGCCGTCCAGGTATGAGCCGTCTGCCTATCAGAGTCTGCCGGACACACGCCAGTCATCCTGGCACACCCCACCCTGGGCACAGGACGGCTACGCCCAGCACCACTCCTCTCACCCAGCTCTCCACCCGTCCCCAACACATTACCTAAACCACCCGCTACCTCCTGCCCACTCTCCTCATCCACGTCACAGCGCTCACCTGACTGTGCCCTCCCACGCGCCTCCCTCCTACATGTCGCAGCACTCAGAATCCCCCGCGCATGGCTGCTATGTGGACGTGAGGGAGAAAGTGTACATCAACCTGTGTAACATCTTCCCCTCGGAGCTGGTGGGCCGGGTGATGTCCAGAAGCCCCCACGTCACAGACCCCCAGCAGCTGGCAGCTGCCATCCTGGCCGAGAAGGCCCAGACAGGCTACTGA